In Azospirillum ramasamyi, one DNA window encodes the following:
- the cysE gene encoding serine O-acetyltransferase codes for MAMDNLDVTMREAAESVEQSLWRRLRADAARVAEEESGLAPFLYDAVLARDGFGPALAALLVRKLADRAMPEDRLAAVVRDAMESDPAIVDAAAADLAAILARDPAADGCLTPFLYFKGFHALQWHRIANWLWKRQRHDLAHFLQSRVSEAFAVDIHPAVPVGRGVFIDHGTGVVIGETAVIGNDVSILQNVTLGGTGKEHGDRHPKVRDGVLLSAGAKVLGNITIGAHAKVGAGSVVLKDVPGCATVAGVPAKVVGWCRDEPAPALTMDQSLQQGDYSI; via the coding sequence ATGGCGATGGACAACCTGGACGTGACGATGCGGGAGGCGGCGGAGTCGGTCGAACAGTCGCTTTGGCGCCGCCTGCGTGCCGATGCCGCCCGCGTCGCGGAGGAGGAAAGCGGCCTCGCCCCCTTCCTGTATGACGCGGTGCTGGCGCGCGACGGCTTCGGTCCGGCGCTGGCGGCGCTGCTGGTGCGCAAGCTGGCCGACCGCGCCATGCCGGAGGACCGGCTGGCCGCCGTGGTGCGCGACGCCATGGAGTCAGACCCGGCCATCGTCGATGCCGCCGCCGCCGACCTCGCCGCCATCCTGGCGCGCGATCCGGCCGCCGACGGCTGCCTGACCCCCTTCCTCTATTTCAAGGGTTTTCACGCCCTGCAATGGCACCGCATCGCCAACTGGCTGTGGAAGCGCCAGCGCCACGACCTTGCCCATTTCCTGCAGAGCCGCGTGTCGGAGGCCTTCGCCGTGGACATCCATCCCGCGGTTCCGGTCGGGCGCGGCGTCTTCATCGACCATGGCACCGGCGTGGTGATCGGCGAAACCGCGGTGATCGGCAACGATGTGTCGATCCTGCAGAACGTCACGCTGGGCGGCACCGGCAAGGAGCATGGCGACCGCCACCCCAAGGTCCGCGACGGCGTGCTGCTGTCGGCCGGGGCCAAGGTGCTGGGCAACATCACCATCGGCGCCCATGCCAAGGTCGGCGCCGGCAGCGTCGTGCTGAAGGACGTGCCCGGCTGCGCCACCGTGGCCGGCGTGCCCGCCAAGGTCGTCGGCTGGTGCCGCGACGAGCCGGCGCCCGCGCTCACCATGGACCAGAGCCTGCAGCAGGGCGATTACAGCATCTGA
- a CDS encoding helix-turn-helix domain-containing protein: protein MSAQQAHSAEPIPRYWLYGEPPAVPELRFVHIETIPERMRLYNWEVRPHRHDGLSHALLVTGGGGRLTADGVDTAFRAPALIVVPAQVVHGFRFDPGTDGHVLTMSEGFLAGVLAAAPEAELRDAPPLPLAWDLGEGSDEAAALSHAFAAIRREFRAHHVGRASAIAAHVMLLLVAVARLRAGRRDDGARDGLGQSADVRLLARLRPMIDERFNRHWPVERYAAELGITPGRLNAACRRVTGLSTLQLIHARLMLEARRSLIYTSHGMAEIGYALGFEDPAYFSRFFTKREGRSPQAFRRAHAKDGKEANDAAGGSLDGNGLDRTGGASPQ from the coding sequence ATGTCCGCCCAACAAGCCCATAGCGCCGAACCCATTCCCCGCTATTGGCTGTATGGCGAGCCGCCGGCCGTCCCGGAGCTGCGCTTCGTCCATATCGAGACGATCCCGGAACGGATGCGCTTGTACAATTGGGAGGTCCGCCCCCACCGCCACGACGGGCTTAGCCACGCGCTGCTGGTCACCGGCGGCGGCGGGCGGCTGACTGCCGACGGGGTGGACACCGCCTTCCGCGCCCCCGCCCTCATCGTCGTGCCGGCTCAGGTGGTGCATGGCTTCCGCTTCGACCCCGGCACCGATGGCCATGTGCTGACCATGTCGGAAGGCTTCCTGGCCGGCGTGCTCGCCGCCGCGCCGGAGGCGGAACTGCGCGATGCGCCGCCCCTGCCGCTGGCCTGGGATCTGGGAGAGGGATCGGACGAGGCGGCGGCGCTGTCCCATGCCTTCGCCGCGATCCGGCGGGAGTTCCGCGCCCACCATGTCGGCCGGGCCAGCGCGATTGCCGCCCATGTGATGCTGCTGCTGGTCGCCGTGGCGCGGTTGAGAGCCGGGCGGCGCGACGATGGGGCCCGCGACGGGCTGGGGCAATCCGCCGACGTCCGGCTGCTCGCCCGGCTGCGGCCGATGATCGACGAGCGGTTCAACCGGCATTGGCCGGTGGAGCGCTATGCCGCAGAGTTGGGGATCACGCCGGGCCGGCTGAACGCCGCCTGCCGCCGCGTCACCGGCCTGTCGACCCTGCAGCTGATCCATGCCCGGCTGATGCTGGAGGCCCGGCGGTCGCTGATCTACACCAGCCACGGCATGGCGGAGATCGGCTATGCCCTGGGTTTCGAGGATCCGGCCTATTTCTCCCGCTTCTTCACCAAGCGCGAGGGGCGGTCGCCGCAGGCCTTCCGGCGGGCGCATGCCAAGGACGGGAAGGAGGCCAACGACGCAGCGGGAGGCAGCCTTGACGGCAACGGCCTTGACCGGACCGGGGGCGCCTCACCACAGTAA
- the pobA gene encoding 4-hydroxybenzoate 3-monooxygenase has protein sequence MQTTGSTRTQVVIVGAGPAGLFLSHLLHRQGIESVILEHRSREEIEGTIRAGVLEQWVVDLMNGMGLGDRMMREGHFHSGITLRFDRRSHHIDMAELTGGKRVTVYAQHEVIRDLVSARLEDGGSILFGVSDVQFHDIDGKAPRVRFRRGPDTPAEELRCDFIAGCDGFHGPSRQAFPAAARTEYQMIYPFGWLGILTEAPPSHPELIYANHERGFALLSTRSPEVQRLYIQVDPKDDIANWSDDRIWSELHRRLEDDGGWTLKEGPIFQKGIIAMRSFVCDPMQHGRLFIAGDAAHIVPPTGAKGLNLAVADVLVLSRAMTDYYKSGSTEGLDRYSATCLRRIWKAERFSWYMTTMLHRNEQETPFEQRVHLAELDYLVHSRAAMTALAENYVGLPME, from the coding sequence ATGCAGACCACCGGATCGACCCGCACGCAGGTCGTCATCGTCGGCGCCGGCCCGGCTGGCCTGTTCCTGTCCCATCTGCTGCACCGCCAGGGCATCGAGTCGGTGATCCTGGAGCATCGCAGCCGCGAGGAGATCGAGGGCACCATCCGCGCCGGCGTGCTGGAGCAGTGGGTGGTCGACCTGATGAACGGGATGGGCCTGGGCGACCGCATGATGCGGGAGGGCCATTTCCACTCCGGCATCACCCTGCGGTTCGACCGCCGCAGCCATCACATCGACATGGCCGAGCTGACCGGCGGAAAGCGCGTCACCGTCTATGCCCAGCACGAGGTGATCCGCGACCTCGTCTCCGCCCGGCTGGAGGATGGCGGCAGCATCCTGTTCGGCGTGTCCGACGTGCAGTTCCACGACATCGACGGCAAGGCGCCGCGCGTCCGGTTCCGCCGCGGCCCCGACACCCCGGCGGAGGAACTGCGCTGCGACTTCATCGCCGGCTGCGACGGCTTCCACGGGCCGAGCCGGCAGGCGTTTCCCGCCGCCGCGCGCACCGAATACCAGATGATCTATCCCTTCGGCTGGCTCGGCATCCTGACCGAGGCGCCGCCGTCGCATCCCGAGCTGATCTACGCCAACCACGAGCGCGGCTTCGCCCTGCTCAGCACCCGCTCGCCGGAGGTGCAGCGGCTCTACATCCAGGTCGATCCCAAGGACGACATCGCCAACTGGTCCGACGACCGCATCTGGTCCGAACTGCACCGCCGGTTGGAGGACGACGGCGGCTGGACCCTGAAGGAAGGCCCGATCTTCCAGAAGGGCATCATCGCCATGCGCAGCTTCGTCTGCGATCCCATGCAGCATGGCCGCCTGTTCATCGCCGGCGACGCCGCCCACATCGTGCCGCCCACCGGCGCCAAGGGCCTGAACCTGGCGGTCGCCGACGTGCTCGTCCTGTCCCGCGCCATGACCGACTACTACAAGTCCGGCAGCACCGAGGGGCTGGACCGCTACAGCGCCACCTGCCTGCGCCGCATCTGGAAGGCGGAGCGCTTCTCCTGGTACATGACCACCATGCTGCACCGGAACGAGCAGGAGACGCCCTTCGAGCAGCGCGTGCATCTGGCGGAGTTGGACTATCTCGTCCACTCCCGCGCCGCGATGACGGCGCTGGCGGAGAATTACGTCGGGCTGCCGATGGAGTGA
- a CDS encoding Lin0512 family protein has protein sequence MKQVMFVELGMGVDLHGQDVTKAAIRAVRNAIERNSMPGMRALVDGDTGKMQVRVHLAVPADADRLDHEAVKAVFPYGAVSIHVTNGGMLAPSGIFLADKNDRNEQIYVVNAAVEVGI, from the coding sequence ATGAAGCAGGTGATGTTCGTGGAACTCGGCATGGGGGTGGATCTGCACGGCCAGGACGTGACCAAGGCCGCCATCCGCGCCGTGCGCAACGCCATAGAGCGCAACTCCATGCCCGGCATGCGCGCCCTGGTGGACGGCGATACCGGCAAGATGCAGGTGCGCGTCCATCTCGCCGTTCCGGCCGATGCCGACCGGCTGGACCACGAGGCGGTGAAGGCCGTCTTCCCCTATGGCGCGGTCAGCATCCACGTCACCAACGGCGGAATGCTGGCGCCGAGCGGCATCTTCCTGGCCGACAAGAACGACCGCAACGAGCAGATCTACGTCGTCAACGCGGCGGTGGAGGTCGGGATCTAG
- a CDS encoding ABC transporter ATP-binding protein, whose protein sequence is MAAVTFSKTAASSVIDLEDVSIGYGKDAPPVLVDVNMSVERGSFVAIVGPSGVGKSTLLRVVAGLHTARSGGVTIHQDQRPGHRPVGLVFQDSRLLPWRRVIRNVEFGLEGLPVGRDERRQRAEAALKLVRLDGYARRWPYELSGGQRQRVGIARAMAVDPDILLMDEPFGALDAITRHNLQDELRRIHQETGKTVLFVTHDLEEAVHLADRIIVLGGTPARVVRDVRNSAGRDGSVFRDQVEQLRSEIADNYSI, encoded by the coding sequence ATGGCAGCGGTGACCTTCTCGAAGACCGCCGCCTCGTCGGTCATCGACCTGGAGGACGTGTCGATCGGCTATGGCAAGGACGCGCCGCCGGTGTTGGTCGACGTCAACATGTCGGTCGAGCGCGGCAGCTTCGTCGCCATCGTCGGCCCGTCGGGCGTCGGCAAGTCCACGCTGCTGCGCGTCGTCGCCGGGCTGCACACCGCCCGCAGCGGCGGCGTCACCATCCACCAGGACCAGCGACCCGGCCACCGCCCGGTCGGGCTGGTGTTCCAGGATTCCCGCCTGCTGCCCTGGCGCCGGGTGATCCGCAACGTGGAGTTCGGGCTGGAAGGCCTGCCGGTCGGCCGCGACGAGCGCCGCCAACGGGCGGAGGCCGCGCTGAAGCTGGTCCGGCTCGACGGCTACGCCCGCCGCTGGCCCTACGAGCTGTCGGGCGGCCAGCGCCAGCGCGTCGGCATCGCCCGCGCCATGGCGGTGGATCCGGACATCCTGCTGATGGACGAGCCTTTCGGCGCGCTGGACGCCATCACCCGCCACAACCTGCAGGACGAGCTGCGCCGCATCCACCAGGAAACCGGCAAGACCGTTCTGTTCGTCACCCACGACCTGGAAGAGGCGGTGCATCTGGCCGACCGCATCATCGTGCTGGGCGGTACCCCGGCGCGGGTGGTGCGCGACGTGCGCAACAGCGCCGGCCGCGACGGCTCGGTGTTCCGCGATCAGGTGGAGCAGCTGCGCTCGGAGATCGCGGACAATTACAGCATCTGA
- a CDS encoding ABC transporter permease produces MKTTNKIALSALGVIVFLLVWEAVARSGIVPARLLPSPSAVPAAFLAEFKSGIWQAMVMASLSHYLVGLSLGAFLGVSFGTAAALWGKWDALQAWVVRMLRPIPAIAWIPFAIIWFGVSEAAASFLIALTVFWINYYASYAAVRGVDKDLIELGHAFGQGGLFPRLFKIILPGALPGILSGLRAGLGQGWMTVVAAELFGISGLGMRMMEASGLLATHIVVLYMVTIALLYGVSDFLFMQVQSRVLSWQR; encoded by the coding sequence ATGAAGACCACCAACAAGATCGCCCTGTCGGCGCTGGGCGTCATCGTCTTCCTGCTGGTTTGGGAAGCGGTGGCGCGCAGCGGCATTGTGCCGGCCCGGCTGCTGCCGTCGCCGAGCGCCGTGCCCGCCGCCTTCCTGGCCGAATTCAAGAGCGGCATCTGGCAGGCGATGGTGATGGCCAGCCTCTCGCACTATCTGGTCGGGCTGTCGCTGGGCGCCTTCCTCGGCGTCTCCTTCGGCACGGCGGCGGCGCTGTGGGGCAAGTGGGACGCCCTCCAGGCCTGGGTCGTGCGCATGCTGCGCCCGATCCCGGCCATCGCCTGGATCCCCTTCGCCATCATCTGGTTCGGCGTCAGCGAGGCGGCGGCATCCTTCCTGATCGCGCTGACGGTGTTCTGGATCAACTACTACGCCAGCTACGCCGCGGTGCGCGGGGTGGACAAGGACCTGATCGAGCTGGGCCATGCCTTCGGCCAGGGCGGTCTGTTCCCGCGCCTGTTCAAGATCATCCTGCCCGGCGCGCTGCCGGGCATCCTGTCGGGCCTGCGCGCCGGTCTGGGGCAGGGCTGGATGACGGTGGTGGCGGCCGAGCTGTTCGGCATCTCCGGCCTCGGCATGCGGATGATGGAGGCGTCGGGCCTGCTGGCGACCCACATCGTCGTGCTCTACATGGTCACCATCGCGCTGCTCTACGGCGTGTCGGATTTCCTGTTCATGCAAGTTCAGTCGCGGGTGCTCTCATGGCAGCGGTGA
- a CDS encoding ABC transporter substrate-binding protein — protein sequence MLRLTRRSTLAALVALASAAASAVAVMPGTARAADPVKLEIGYIPILAASPLFIVDGQGWAKEAGIELKLTRFESGPHAIQAMAAGQIDLLYAGVAPVLVARTKGADISVIANSAVEEMVVAARGPFAKAIGANPTAEAFKKFAADTGRKPKIGTQPPGSVPDTVLKHWLFKVVKVDPADVELVPMGIEKTQQALLAGALDAATIREPTVTVTQQMDPNVVLVATGAQMFPDQPGTVVSARADVLKKNPDAIKALIKAHIRAVDLIAKDPAASAKLVNNYLGKGLMEPATLEAAFKGPGSKFVADPHKVVPAVEKMMAFTKEIGSASETIPVAEAFDFTFYDAVAN from the coding sequence ATGCTCCGCTTGACCCGCCGCTCCACCCTTGCCGCCCTGGTCGCCCTCGCGTCGGCTGCCGCATCGGCCGTCGCCGTCATGCCCGGCACCGCGCGCGCCGCCGACCCGGTGAAGCTGGAGATCGGCTATATTCCGATCCTGGCCGCGTCGCCGCTGTTCATCGTCGACGGGCAGGGTTGGGCCAAGGAGGCGGGGATCGAGCTGAAGCTGACCCGCTTCGAATCCGGCCCGCACGCCATCCAGGCGATGGCCGCCGGCCAGATCGACCTGCTCTATGCCGGCGTGGCCCCGGTTCTGGTCGCCCGCACCAAGGGCGCCGACATCTCCGTCATCGCCAACTCGGCGGTGGAGGAGATGGTGGTGGCCGCCCGCGGTCCCTTCGCCAAGGCGATCGGCGCCAACCCGACCGCCGAAGCCTTCAAGAAGTTCGCCGCCGACACCGGCCGCAAGCCGAAGATCGGCACCCAGCCGCCGGGCTCGGTTCCCGACACGGTGCTGAAGCACTGGCTGTTCAAGGTGGTGAAGGTCGATCCGGCCGATGTCGAACTGGTGCCGATGGGCATCGAGAAGACGCAGCAGGCCCTGCTGGCCGGCGCGCTCGACGCCGCCACCATCCGCGAGCCGACGGTGACCGTCACCCAGCAGATGGACCCGAACGTCGTGCTGGTCGCCACCGGCGCCCAGATGTTCCCGGATCAGCCCGGCACCGTCGTCTCCGCCCGCGCCGATGTGCTGAAGAAGAACCCCGACGCCATCAAGGCGCTGATCAAGGCGCATATCCGCGCCGTCGACCTGATCGCCAAGGATCCGGCCGCCTCGGCCAAGCTGGTGAACAACTATCTGGGCAAGGGCCTGATGGAACCGGCGACGCTGGAGGCGGCCTTCAAGGGTCCGGGTTCCAAGTTCGTCGCCGACCCGCACAAGGTCGTGCCGGCGGTGGAGAAGATGATGGCCTTCACCAAGGAGATCGGGTCCGCCAGCGAGACCATCCCGGTGGCCGAGGCCTTCGATTTCACCTTCTACGACGCCGTCGCCAACTAA
- a CDS encoding DUF1330 domain-containing protein, whose amino-acid sequence MAAYIIADVRVTDPVAYEVYKSLTPDAIAKNGGRFLSRGGETAVLEGDWQPNRVVILEFPDMATAKTFYDSPEYLKAREARRDAADFKMIVVEGL is encoded by the coding sequence ATGGCCGCCTACATCATCGCCGACGTGCGCGTGACCGATCCGGTCGCCTATGAGGTCTACAAGTCGCTGACCCCCGATGCGATCGCCAAGAACGGCGGGCGTTTCCTCAGCCGCGGCGGCGAGACGGCGGTGCTGGAGGGCGATTGGCAGCCCAACCGCGTCGTCATCCTGGAATTCCCTGACATGGCGACGGCCAAGACCTTCTACGACAGCCCGGAATACCTCAAGGCGCGCGAGGCCCGGCGCGATGCCGCCGACTTCAAGATGATCGTGGTGGAGGGGCTGTAA
- a CDS encoding NAD(P)(+) transhydrogenase (Re/Si-specific) subunit beta, which yields METLSALLYLVASVCFVMALRGLSSPETSRQGNIYGMVGMTIAILTTLASPIVQSYWMIVLGIAIGGAIGYVVAKKIEMTALPQLVAAFHSLVGLAAVFVALAAFYSPEAYGIGVAGAIATGSLIEMALGTAIGAITFTGSLVAFAKLQGLVTGKPLVFPMQHPLNAALGVLTVILIIWLVQSNSSAAMWMIVLVALALGFLLILPIGGADMPVVISMLNSYSGWAACGIGFTLQNNLLIITGALVGSSGAILSYIMCKGMNRSIFNVILGGFGGESAAAAGDAKGPQGSVKAGSAEDAAYIMKNAQSVIIVPGYGMAVAQAQHALREMADALKHEGVDVKYAIHPVAGRMPGHMNVLLAEANVPYDEVFELEDINRDFGTADVAFVIGANDVTNPAAKTDPTSPIYGMPILDVEKAKTVFFIKRGMAAGYAGVENELFFRPNTMMLFGDAKKVTEEVVKAMEA from the coding sequence ATGGAAACCTTGTCGGCCCTTCTCTATCTGGTCGCCTCCGTCTGCTTCGTCATGGCGCTGCGCGGGCTGTCCAGCCCGGAGACCTCGCGCCAGGGCAACATCTACGGCATGGTCGGCATGACCATCGCCATCCTGACCACGCTGGCCTCGCCCATCGTCCAGTCCTATTGGATGATCGTGCTCGGCATCGCCATCGGCGGCGCCATCGGCTATGTGGTGGCCAAGAAGATCGAGATGACGGCGCTGCCGCAGCTGGTCGCCGCCTTCCACTCGCTGGTCGGCCTCGCCGCGGTGTTCGTGGCGCTCGCCGCCTTCTACTCGCCGGAGGCCTACGGCATCGGCGTGGCCGGCGCCATCGCCACCGGCTCGCTGATCGAGATGGCGCTCGGCACCGCCATCGGCGCCATCACCTTCACCGGCTCGCTGGTCGCCTTCGCCAAGCTGCAGGGCCTCGTCACCGGCAAGCCGCTGGTCTTCCCGATGCAGCACCCGCTGAACGCGGCGCTGGGCGTGCTGACCGTCATCCTCATCATCTGGCTGGTGCAGTCGAACTCGTCGGCGGCGATGTGGATGATCGTGCTGGTGGCTCTGGCGCTCGGCTTCCTGCTGATCCTGCCGATCGGCGGCGCCGACATGCCGGTGGTGATCTCGATGCTGAACAGCTATTCCGGCTGGGCGGCCTGCGGCATCGGCTTCACCCTGCAGAACAACCTGCTGATCATCACCGGCGCGCTGGTGGGCTCCTCGGGCGCGATCCTGTCCTACATCATGTGCAAGGGCATGAACCGCTCGATCTTCAACGTCATCCTCGGCGGCTTCGGCGGCGAGAGCGCGGCCGCGGCCGGCGACGCCAAGGGTCCGCAGGGCTCGGTCAAGGCCGGCTCGGCCGAGGATGCCGCCTACATCATGAAGAACGCCCAGTCGGTCATCATCGTCCCCGGCTACGGCATGGCGGTGGCCCAGGCGCAGCACGCTCTGCGTGAAATGGCCGACGCGCTGAAGCATGAGGGCGTTGACGTGAAATACGCCATCCACCCGGTGGCGGGCCGTATGCCGGGCCACATGAACGTGCTGCTGGCCGAGGCCAACGTCCCCTACGACGAGGTGTTCGAACTGGAGGACATCAACCGCGACTTCGGCACGGCGGATGTGGCCTTCGTCATCGGCGCCAACGACGTGACCAACCCGGCGGCCAAGACCGATCCGACGTCGCCGATCTACGGCATGCCGATCCTGGACGTGGAGAAGGCCAAGACGGTGTTCTTCATCAAGCGCGGCATGGCCGCCGGTTATGCCGGCGTCGAGAACGAGCTGTTCTTCCGTCCCAACACCATGATGCTGTTCGGCGACGCCAAGAAGGTCACCGAAGAGGTGGTGAAGGCGATGGAGGCCTGA
- a CDS encoding NAD(P) transhydrogenase subunit alpha: protein MDQTQLSAHIAELKANLAALSQQADQLAAQVAHAAQPAAAAAGGHGDFFITGLTVLVLACFVGYYVVWRVTPALHSPLMAVTNAVSSVIIVGALIAAGPEGFGFSKILGFLAVILASVNIFGGFLVTQRMLSMFKKKGK from the coding sequence ATGGACCAGACCCAACTGTCCGCCCATATTGCCGAGCTCAAGGCAAACCTCGCGGCGCTGAGCCAGCAGGCCGACCAGCTGGCCGCCCAGGTCGCCCACGCGGCGCAGCCCGCCGCCGCGGCCGCCGGCGGCCATGGCGACTTCTTCATCACCGGCCTGACGGTGCTCGTGCTGGCCTGCTTCGTCGGCTACTACGTCGTCTGGCGCGTCACCCCGGCCCTGCATTCGCCGCTGATGGCCGTCACCAACGCCGTGTCCTCGGTCATCATCGTCGGCGCCCTCATCGCCGCCGGCCCTGAAGGCTTCGGCTTCTCCAAGATCCTGGGCTTCCTCGCCGTCATCCTGGCAAGCGTCAACATCTTCGGCGGCTTCCTCGTGACCCAGCGCATGCTCTCCATGTTCAAGAAGAAGGGCAAGTAA
- a CDS encoding Re/Si-specific NAD(P)(+) transhydrogenase subunit alpha, with protein sequence MKVAIPKERRAGELRVAASPETVKKLKGLGLDVVVESGAGLGSSLPDAAYEAAGAVIAADAASALADADIVLKVQRPLIAQEVEKGEGGEDELALIRKGALLFAILNPYNSRDHVKAYADAGVNAFAMEFMPRITRAQVMDVLSSQANLAGYKAVVDAASEYGRAFPMMMTAAGTVPPARAFIMGVGVAGLQAIATAKRLGAIVSATDVRPAVKEQVQSLGGSFVAVENDEFKQAETAGGYAKEMSDDYKRQQAALVAEHIRKQDIVITTALIPGRKAPILVTAEHVASMKPGSVIVDLAVEQGGNVEGAKLGEVVTTANGVKIVGHANYASRIAESASLLYAKNLLALLTSLHGKETGVAVNWDDEIVKAIALTRDGVVVHPAFAG encoded by the coding sequence ATGAAAGTCGCCATTCCAAAGGAGCGACGTGCGGGCGAACTTCGCGTAGCCGCCTCACCGGAAACGGTGAAGAAACTGAAGGGTCTGGGACTGGACGTTGTGGTGGAGAGCGGGGCCGGGCTCGGTTCCAGCCTTCCCGACGCGGCCTATGAGGCGGCCGGGGCCGTCATCGCCGCCGACGCGGCCTCGGCGCTGGCCGATGCCGACATCGTGCTGAAGGTGCAGCGGCCGCTGATCGCCCAGGAAGTTGAAAAGGGCGAGGGCGGCGAGGACGAGCTGGCGCTGATCCGCAAGGGCGCGCTGCTGTTCGCCATCCTCAACCCCTACAACAGCCGCGACCATGTGAAGGCCTATGCCGATGCCGGCGTGAACGCCTTCGCCATGGAGTTCATGCCGCGCATCACCCGCGCCCAGGTCATGGACGTGCTGTCCTCCCAGGCCAACCTCGCCGGCTACAAGGCCGTCGTCGATGCGGCCAGCGAGTACGGCCGCGCCTTCCCGATGATGATGACCGCCGCCGGCACCGTGCCGCCGGCGCGTGCCTTCATCATGGGCGTCGGCGTCGCCGGCCTGCAGGCCATCGCCACCGCCAAGCGCCTCGGTGCCATCGTCTCGGCCACCGACGTGCGCCCGGCGGTGAAGGAGCAGGTGCAGTCGCTGGGCGGCAGCTTCGTCGCCGTCGAGAACGACGAGTTCAAGCAGGCGGAGACCGCCGGCGGCTATGCCAAGGAGATGTCGGACGACTACAAGCGCCAGCAGGCCGCCCTGGTCGCCGAGCACATCAGGAAGCAGGACATCGTCATCACCACGGCGCTGATCCCCGGCCGCAAGGCGCCGATCCTGGTGACGGCGGAGCATGTGGCGTCGATGAAGCCGGGTTCGGTCATCGTCGATCTGGCGGTGGAGCAGGGCGGCAACGTCGAGGGCGCCAAGCTGGGCGAGGTGGTGACCACGGCCAACGGCGTGAAGATCGTCGGCCATGCCAACTACGCCAGCCGCATCGCCGAGAGCGCCTCGCTCTTGTACGCCAAGAACCTGCTGGCGCTGCTGACGTCGCTGCACGGCAAGGAAACCGGCGTCGCCGTCAACTGGGACGACGAGATCGTCAAGGCCATCGCGCTGACCCGCGACGGCGTCGTCGTCCACCCCGCCTTCGCCGGCTGA
- a CDS encoding DUF2312 domain-containing protein → MSDVGGIAADRLKSFVERIERLEEEKRGLQEDIKEVYAEAKGTGFDTKIIRQIIRLRKMDKADRQEQEAILELYKEALGMVE, encoded by the coding sequence ATGTCCGACGTCGGCGGCATCGCGGCGGATCGCCTGAAATCCTTCGTCGAGCGCATCGAGCGTCTCGAAGAGGAAAAGCGCGGCCTGCAGGAAGACATCAAGGAAGTCTACGCCGAGGCGAAGGGCACCGGTTTCGACACCAAGATCATCCGGCAGATCATCCGCCTGCGGAAGATGGACAAGGCCGACCGCCAGGAGCAGGAAGCCATCCTGGAGCTCTACAAGGAAGCGCTGGGCATGGTGGAGTAA